A window from Chryseobacterium vaccae encodes these proteins:
- a CDS encoding NADP-dependent oxidoreductase, producing MKVIVLKEAGNVENLEYVELAKPTINKGEVLVKVKAISINPVDVKSRAGKGVYGRIKTENPLILGWDISGIVEETQSSDFKVGDEVFGMVNFPGHGKAYAEYVAAPDSQLALKPKNISFEDAAASTLVALTAYQALVHNANIQEGQNVLVHAAAGGVGHIAVQIAKHLGAKVTGTSSSKNKDFVLSLGADSHIDYHGFDWKSAGRTFDFVLDTIGGDNIGHSLEVTKEGGSIISIPTGLNEEVTSKAESKGVKGYFILVQSSGEDMKQIASLLESGAVKPHVSKTFPFEQMREAHLEQETGRTVGKIVVTL from the coding sequence ATGAAAGTAATTGTATTAAAAGAAGCCGGAAACGTAGAAAACTTAGAATACGTAGAATTGGCAAAACCAACGATTAACAAAGGCGAAGTTTTAGTAAAAGTAAAAGCCATCAGCATCAATCCGGTAGATGTAAAAAGCCGTGCTGGAAAAGGTGTTTACGGAAGAATAAAAACAGAAAATCCATTGATTTTGGGTTGGGATATTTCTGGAATTGTAGAAGAAACCCAAAGCTCAGATTTTAAAGTGGGCGATGAGGTTTTCGGAATGGTTAATTTCCCCGGGCACGGCAAAGCGTACGCGGAATATGTTGCAGCTCCGGACAGTCAATTAGCTTTAAAACCAAAAAACATCTCTTTCGAAGATGCGGCAGCTTCCACTTTGGTTGCGCTTACGGCCTATCAGGCTTTGGTTCACAATGCGAATATTCAGGAAGGTCAAAATGTTTTGGTTCACGCGGCTGCAGGTGGAGTGGGACATATTGCGGTACAGATTGCCAAACATTTAGGAGCGAAAGTGACAGGGACATCTTCTTCAAAAAACAAAGATTTTGTTTTGAGTTTAGGCGCGGATTCACATATTGATTATCACGGTTTCGACTGGAAATCAGCGGGCAGAACTTTTGATTTTGTATTGGATACCATTGGCGGGGACAATATCGGCCATTCCCTTGAAGTGACGAAAGAAGGCGGTTCAATCATCAGTATTCCAACAGGTTTGAATGAAGAAGTAACTTCCAAAGCAGAATCTAAAGGGGTAAAGGGGTATTTCATTCTCGTACAATCCAGTGGTGAAGATATGAAACAGATTGCTTCTTTATTGGAAAGTGGTGCTGTAAAGCCTCACGTATCAAAAACTTTTCCTTTCGAGCAAATGAGAGAGGCACATCTGGAACAGGAAACAGGCAGAACGGTTGGTAAAATTGTAGTTACTCTATAA
- a CDS encoding helix-turn-helix domain-containing protein: protein MQHYKTLTELHLGNHWDAPEHPLFSMIGCQSACTLGNREFTTDCYVIAFKKIKSGIFMYGRTPYDHNNGCLFFAKPRQIIEMKNLEFEEKGYMLMIHEDYLNGHELFKEIEKYSFFDYEVTEALHLSPKEEQIILELHSKIQGEYFNNPDEYSREIILSHISSILKYAQRYYKRQFIDRAQVTGKTASKFNDALRKYISEGLLEKNGLPNVAFLADQLFVSPRYLSDLLKQETGKTAMELIHIFMISEAKNLLRLGEKGVAEIAYELGFENASYFTRLFKKQTGMKPLEFRKSQMN, encoded by the coding sequence ATGCAACATTACAAAACCCTTACCGAATTACACTTGGGTAATCATTGGGACGCTCCGGAACATCCGCTTTTCAGTATGATTGGCTGTCAGTCGGCGTGTACCCTGGGAAATCGGGAATTTACGACAGACTGTTATGTCATTGCTTTTAAGAAAATAAAATCAGGGATTTTTATGTACGGCCGCACACCGTACGACCACAACAACGGCTGTCTGTTTTTTGCGAAACCAAGGCAGATTATCGAGATGAAAAATCTTGAGTTTGAAGAAAAAGGCTATATGCTGATGATTCACGAAGATTACCTGAACGGTCACGAGCTTTTCAAGGAAATTGAAAAATATAGTTTCTTTGATTATGAAGTGACAGAAGCTTTGCACCTTTCTCCAAAAGAAGAGCAGATTATTCTGGAACTTCACTCAAAAATTCAGGGAGAATATTTTAATAATCCTGATGAATACAGCCGTGAGATTATCTTAAGCCATATTTCCTCGATTTTAAAATATGCACAGCGATATTACAAAAGACAGTTTATCGACAGAGCACAGGTGACCGGAAAGACGGCCTCAAAGTTCAATGATGCGTTGAGAAAATACATCAGCGAAGGTTTGCTGGAGAAAAACGGACTTCCTAATGTAGCATTTTTGGCCGATCAGCTTTTTGTTTCCCCAAGATATCTGAGTGATTTATTAAAGCAGGAAACAGGAAAAACCGCAATGGAACTGATTCATATTTTTATGATTTCCGAAGCGAAAAATCTATTGAGACTGGGAGAAAAGGGAGTCGCTGAAATCGCTTATGAATTAGGCTTTGAAAATGCCTCTTATTTCACGAGATTGTTTAAAAAGCAAACGGGAATGAAACCATTGGAATTCAGGAAATCGCAGATGAATTGA
- a CDS encoding SDR family NAD(P)-dependent oxidoreductase, with amino-acid sequence MGKTIFITGASRGFGKLWAEALLERGDKVAATARNISALRDLKDKYGDNILPLKLDVNNRSEVFEVTEQVEKHFGRIDVLINNAGFGLFGTTEETTEQQAREQMETNFFGSLWVVQAVLPVMRKQKNGHIIQISSFLGLTTLPLLGLYNASKFAVEGLIETIGSETAHLGIKTTLIEPNGFATDWAGASAVQTSSDIADYNPVRAAFAESGDNPDTWGKPEATVEPVLNLIDNQNPPQRLLFGKIAYHVVNEVYTKRLNDIQNWREVSIAAHGH; translated from the coding sequence ATGGGAAAGACAATTTTTATCACAGGAGCATCAAGAGGATTCGGAAAATTATGGGCAGAAGCACTTTTGGAAAGAGGAGACAAAGTAGCGGCAACAGCAAGAAACATTTCTGCACTGCGGGATTTGAAAGATAAATACGGAGACAATATTCTTCCTTTGAAATTGGATGTTAACAACCGTTCAGAAGTTTTTGAAGTAACAGAACAAGTAGAAAAACATTTCGGAAGAATTGATGTCTTGATTAATAATGCAGGTTTTGGTTTATTCGGTACAACGGAAGAAACAACGGAACAGCAGGCGAGAGAACAGATGGAAACCAACTTTTTCGGTTCACTTTGGGTGGTACAGGCGGTTTTACCCGTGATGAGAAAACAAAAAAACGGACATATTATTCAGATTTCCAGTTTTTTGGGATTAACAACTTTACCGCTTTTAGGATTATACAACGCTTCAAAATTCGCTGTGGAAGGTTTAATTGAAACTATCGGTTCGGAAACAGCACATTTAGGAATCAAAACTACTTTAATTGAACCCAACGGATTTGCAACGGATTGGGCAGGAGCTTCAGCAGTCCAGACTTCCTCGGATATTGCAGATTACAATCCGGTGCGTGCTGCGTTTGCAGAAAGCGGAGATAATCCTGATACCTGGGGAAAACCGGAAGCTACGGTAGAGCCAGTTTTGAATCTTATTGATAATCAAAATCCTCCGCAAAGATTATTGTTTGGTAAAATTGCTTATCACGTTGTCAACGAGGTTTACACAAAAAGATTAAATGATATCCAAAACTGGAGAGAAGTGAGTATTGCTGCTCATGGGCATTAA
- a CDS encoding winged helix-turn-helix transcriptional regulator — MNLNCGLDLIGEVLYGKWKIRLLWFINEGHLRPSELQRKIPDASRRVLNIQLKELEEHELVTKKIYPVVPPKVEYSLTDFGKTLIPIISALGYWGDENEDRLRRVILK; from the coding sequence TTGAATTTAAACTGCGGTCTCGACCTTATTGGGGAAGTCCTTTACGGAAAATGGAAGATCCGTCTGCTATGGTTTATCAATGAAGGACATCTGCGTCCCAGTGAATTGCAGCGTAAAATTCCGGATGCTTCAAGACGGGTTTTAAATATCCAATTGAAAGAGCTTGAAGAGCACGAGCTCGTGACTAAGAAAATTTACCCGGTTGTTCCGCCAAAAGTTGAATATTCCCTCACAGATTTTGGGAAGACCTTAATTCCGATAATTTCTGCATTAGGGTACTGGGGTGATGAGAATGAAGATAGGCTGAGAAGGGTAATCTTGAAGTAA
- a CDS encoding SDR family oxidoreductase has translation MRLGFPLLPERVIVQKFVSKNQTMQNQFNYNNELQGKIALVTGGTKGTGKAIAERLLEAGATVIITARNAPEEEKSHLHFISADLSEAEGAQKVISEVLSHYGRLDILINNLGSSSTPAGGFTVLSDEDWESTLRANLLAPVRLDRGFLPQMIERKTGVIIHIASIQGKLPLYDSTLPYAAAKAGLINYSKSLSNEVTPKGVRMLTVSPGWIKTTATDAFLERIAKDSNTSVEEAQKSVMDALGGIPYGRPAEPQEVAELVGFLVSPRANYLTGTEFVIDGGTVPTI, from the coding sequence ATGCGATTAGGTTTTCCGTTATTGCCTGAAAGAGTGATAGTTCAGAAATTTGTATCAAAGAATCAGACAATGCAAAATCAATTTAATTACAACAATGAACTTCAAGGTAAAATTGCCCTGGTAACCGGAGGTACGAAAGGAACCGGAAAAGCAATTGCAGAAAGGCTGTTAGAAGCTGGCGCAACGGTTATTATCACCGCAAGAAACGCACCTGAAGAAGAAAAAAGCCACCTTCATTTTATTTCAGCTGATTTAAGTGAGGCAGAAGGAGCTCAAAAAGTAATCAGCGAAGTGCTGTCTCATTACGGCAGGCTGGACATTCTTATCAACAATCTTGGCTCTTCATCAACACCCGCAGGCGGCTTTACCGTGTTATCTGATGAAGACTGGGAGTCAACCCTACGGGCTAATCTGCTTGCTCCTGTTCGACTGGACAGAGGTTTTTTACCCCAAATGATAGAGCGAAAAACAGGGGTTATTATTCACATCGCTTCAATTCAGGGCAAATTGCCTTTGTACGACTCTACTTTGCCGTATGCAGCGGCAAAAGCAGGATTAATCAATTACAGCAAAAGTTTATCTAATGAAGTTACACCCAAAGGTGTTCGTATGCTGACTGTTTCGCCGGGATGGATAAAAACAACGGCAACAGATGCATTTTTGGAAAGGATCGCCAAAGATTCAAATACTTCTGTTGAGGAGGCTCAAAAAAGTGTTATGGATGCGCTTGGCGGAATACCTTATGGCAGACCTGCCGAACCGCAGGAAGTCGCTGAATTAGTAGGTTTTCTTGTTTCACCAAGAGCTAATTATTTAACCGGAACTGAATTTGTCATCGATGGAGGCACTGTGCCAACCATTTAA
- a CDS encoding nuclear transport factor 2 family protein, with protein MNLPDIISELVKAQNEFNSSAYANCFTENAEVYDEGQTHNGKTEIENWIDKANKEYQATMKPLHYNENENILSAEASGNFPGSPVVLKYHFQLSDGYIQSLKITV; from the coding sequence ATGAATTTACCAGACATTATCTCAGAATTAGTAAAAGCGCAAAATGAATTTAACAGTTCAGCGTATGCAAATTGTTTTACCGAAAATGCAGAGGTATATGATGAAGGCCAAACCCATAACGGAAAAACTGAAATTGAAAACTGGATTGACAAAGCCAACAAAGAATACCAGGCCACTATGAAACCATTACACTATAATGAAAATGAAAACATCTTATCTGCAGAAGCTTCAGGAAATTTTCCAGGCAGTCCTGTTGTTTTGAAATATCATTTTCAATTATCTGACGGATATATTCAATCATTGAAAATAACAGTTTAA
- a CDS encoding helix-turn-helix domain-containing protein, whose protein sequence is MIKYLKDPQEKKWVIVLLTSLYLLLSTWLITYMTGFFFGIDISSTMSGLALSATFIMHWTAYIGIYKYKLAKNKDAIYNFLNNDLVIIHPNLQIAENSIPQENSPAEESRESITADNLYFQKLELLCKEQHMYTDSTLNREKVAEKLGISAGYVSQIVNTITGDNFAHYINQYRVEAVKEMISDPEYENYNLLTMGLEAGFTSKTTFFKAFKKVTGQTPNEYKNTSK, encoded by the coding sequence ATGATAAAGTACTTAAAAGATCCACAAGAGAAAAAATGGGTAATTGTTTTATTAACTTCTCTCTATTTATTGTTATCTACCTGGCTCATCACGTATATGACCGGCTTCTTTTTTGGAATAGACATTTCCTCTACTATGAGCGGGCTGGCTTTATCGGCAACATTTATCATGCACTGGACAGCTTATATAGGCATTTACAAATACAAACTTGCCAAAAACAAAGATGCCATCTACAATTTTCTAAACAACGATTTGGTTATTATACATCCCAATCTGCAAATTGCAGAAAACAGTATACCGCAAGAAAATAGCCCTGCAGAAGAATCCAGAGAATCTATAACGGCTGACAATCTTTATTTTCAAAAACTTGAACTGCTTTGCAAAGAGCAGCACATGTATACCGACAGTACATTAAACAGAGAAAAAGTAGCTGAAAAACTAGGGATAAGCGCCGGATATGTTTCACAAATTGTAAACACAATAACAGGAGACAACTTTGCCCATTATATCAATCAATACCGGGTGGAAGCCGTGAAGGAAATGATATCAGATCCGGAATATGAAAACTATAATCTGCTGACAATGGGATTGGAAGCCGGCTTTACTTCAAAAACAACTTTTTTTAAAGCCTTTAAAAAAGTTACCGGTCAGACACCCAATGAATATAAAAACACAAGCAAATAA
- a CDS encoding DUF3575 domain-containing protein, with protein sequence MKKKLLQLIVLLAFYSVNAQSETDTNPYQKNNEIKLNLLSPLSGAVEVGYERFLNKNSSLGISAFKVYEHSTNDDMNYYISPYYRYYFGKKYASGFFVEGFGMLTSIDGKKMYAADNVTFTEGKDVYDLALGAGFGWKLVTKKGFVFEANTAYGRLVFNANKTDHDQVLKLGVSVGYRF encoded by the coding sequence ATGAAAAAAAAACTTTTACAGCTCATTGTTTTGCTTGCTTTTTATTCTGTCAATGCTCAAAGCGAAACTGATACAAATCCATATCAGAAAAACAATGAAATTAAATTAAATTTACTTTCGCCTTTATCCGGTGCTGTGGAAGTAGGTTATGAACGGTTTCTCAACAAAAATTCATCATTAGGGATTTCTGCATTCAAGGTATATGAGCATTCAACAAATGACGATATGAATTACTATATCTCTCCCTACTACAGGTATTATTTTGGAAAAAAATATGCTTCCGGTTTTTTTGTCGAAGGATTTGGAATGCTTACTTCAATTGATGGAAAAAAAATGTATGCAGCAGACAACGTAACATTCACCGAAGGTAAAGATGTTTATGATCTTGCATTAGGTGCTGGTTTTGGATGGAAACTAGTTACAAAGAAAGGATTTGTTTTTGAAGCCAATACAGCCTACGGAAGACTTGTTTTCAATGCAAATAAAACGGATCACGATCAGGTTCTAAAACTTGGAGTAAGTGTTGGCTACCGATTTTAA
- a CDS encoding DUF2911 domain-containing protein, which yields MKSIIKSAAVLVATMTISMNAFAQDTKKPASPPATATGKIKEATITIAYSSPSVKGRTIWGGLEAYDKVWRAGANEATTFETDKDITVQGKKLPAGKYSFFLIPKQSGTWTAIFNKEPKQWGAYKYEQAKDALRVDVKTKALPTTQETLVYKVNSNGFTMDWDKISVPVEIK from the coding sequence ATGAAATCCATCATTAAATCAGCTGCCGTACTTGTTGCGACAATGACAATCTCCATGAATGCCTTTGCACAGGACACTAAAAAACCTGCCAGCCCGCCGGCTACTGCAACGGGAAAAATTAAAGAGGCAACCATTACCATTGCCTATAGCAGTCCTTCTGTTAAAGGGCGTACCATCTGGGGTGGTTTGGAAGCTTATGATAAAGTCTGGCGTGCGGGTGCCAATGAAGCAACTACTTTCGAAACGGATAAAGATATTACCGTTCAGGGTAAAAAACTACCTGCAGGTAAATACAGCTTTTTCTTAATTCCTAAACAAAGCGGAACCTGGACAGCAATTTTTAACAAAGAACCTAAACAATGGGGAGCTTATAAATACGAACAAGCTAAAGATGCTTTACGTGTTGATGTAAAAACAAAAGCTTTACCAACAACACAGGAAACTTTAGTTTATAAAGTAAACAGTAATGGATTCACCATGGATTGGGATAAAATCTCAGTTCCTGTAGAGATCAAATAA
- a CDS encoding sodium:solute symporter — translation MSNIDWTVLIFTLVAVVVYGVFIGRGQKSNESYLKADNKMPWYIVLIGIMATQASAITFLSAPGQAYTDGMRFVQYYFGLPLAMIVICITFIPIFQRLNVYTAYEYLENRFDKKTRVLTSLLFLFSRGLSTGISIYAPSIILSSVLNWNIYLTNVLTGGILLIYTYVGGAKAIAHTQKLQFLIILGTMAFAGYLLIQNMPNGIGFNDALYLAGKSGKLNVITTEFDWKDKYNIWSGLIGGFFLALSYFGTDQSQVGRYITAKDNTNAKMGLLLNGLVKIPMQFAILLIGALLFAFFSLKPAPIYFNERSYQYLKETKPEQAAVFEKEHQDLQIKFNAESKEILKLKEENSPQLKKTIQDFKNTQTEVKALHGRVEEAINKSNYNAEKTDTNYIFLYFVKNTLPVGMIGLLFAVIFLASWGSISAALNSLAACSLKDVHLIFKKEIPDDATELRYSRLHTLAWGIFSIGVAMFATQMGSLIEAVNVLGSLFYGPILGIFLVAFYYKKITGSNVFIAAILSEIAVIAVYKFDIVSFLWLNVIGAAAVIIFSAIGLLFYKPKAVNS, via the coding sequence ATGAGTAATATAGATTGGACAGTTCTCATTTTTACATTGGTTGCAGTGGTGGTTTACGGCGTATTCATCGGTCGTGGCCAAAAAAGCAACGAATCCTACCTGAAAGCGGATAATAAAATGCCCTGGTACATTGTACTTATTGGTATTATGGCCACGCAGGCCAGTGCCATTACATTTCTTTCAGCACCGGGCCAGGCGTATACAGACGGGATGCGTTTCGTGCAGTATTACTTTGGTCTGCCTCTGGCGATGATTGTGATCTGCATTACTTTCATCCCGATTTTTCAGCGCTTAAACGTTTATACTGCTTATGAATATTTAGAAAACCGTTTTGATAAAAAAACAAGGGTGCTCACTTCACTGCTTTTTCTTTTTTCCAGAGGCTTATCAACGGGAATCAGCATTTATGCTCCGAGTATCATCTTATCAAGCGTTTTAAACTGGAATATTTATTTAACCAATGTTTTAACAGGTGGTATTCTGTTGATTTATACCTATGTTGGCGGTGCAAAAGCGATCGCCCACACCCAAAAATTACAGTTTCTGATTATTCTGGGAACCATGGCTTTTGCAGGGTATCTGCTTATTCAGAATATGCCGAATGGAATTGGTTTTAATGATGCGCTGTATCTGGCGGGGAAGTCCGGAAAGCTCAATGTCATCACCACAGAATTCGACTGGAAAGACAAATACAATATCTGGAGCGGGCTGATCGGCGGTTTTTTTCTGGCACTTTCTTACTTTGGGACGGATCAGAGTCAGGTTGGGAGATACATTACTGCGAAAGACAATACCAATGCAAAAATGGGCTTGCTGTTGAATGGATTGGTTAAAATTCCGATGCAGTTTGCTATTCTCCTGATCGGTGCCTTGCTTTTCGCATTCTTTTCTCTGAAACCGGCTCCGATTTATTTTAACGAACGCTCTTATCAATATTTAAAGGAAACAAAACCTGAACAGGCTGCGGTTTTTGAAAAAGAGCATCAGGATTTACAGATAAAATTTAATGCAGAATCCAAAGAAATTCTAAAGCTGAAAGAAGAAAATTCTCCTCAACTCAAAAAAACAATTCAGGATTTTAAAAATACACAAACCGAGGTAAAAGCACTTCACGGCAGGGTAGAGGAAGCGATCAATAAATCAAACTATAATGCCGAGAAAACAGATACCAATTACATTTTCCTGTATTTCGTAAAAAATACCTTACCTGTAGGAATGATCGGTTTACTGTTTGCCGTCATTTTTCTGGCCAGTTGGGGTTCCATTTCTGCAGCACTCAATTCCCTGGCCGCCTGCTCATTAAAAGATGTTCATTTGATATTTAAAAAAGAAATTCCTGATGATGCCACCGAATTGAGGTATAGCCGCCTGCATACTTTAGCCTGGGGGATTTTCTCAATCGGCGTAGCCATGTTTGCTACTCAAATGGGCTCCCTTATTGAAGCGGTGAATGTATTAGGCTCTCTTTTCTACGGTCCGATATTGGGGATTTTTCTGGTGGCATTTTACTATAAAAAAATCACCGGCTCAAATGTATTTATTGCTGCAATATTATCAGAAATTGCGGTTATTGCCGTTTATAAGTTTGATATCGTTTCTTTCCTTTGGCTTAATGTAATTGGGGCAGCGGCGGTAATTATATTTTCTGCAATTGGTTTATTGTTTTATAAGCCGAAAGCAGTAAATTCGTAA